The Paenibacillus beijingensis nucleotide sequence ACCGCCACCACATTGTCGGTAAGCGATTTGGCGTAGCTGATCGAATTCATGACGGCCCGCGTAATCCCGGCCACCGGAATTACCATTGTGCTTCCTTTAATGACCGGTTTATCCTTGTGCAAATCGATGCGCAGCTGATCGGCGGTGTTGCGGTAATGCTTGCTGATCTGGTAGAACATGCCGATGACGATCGGCAGGAACACGAATACCATCCACACCTGGGCAAACTTGGTAAAAATAAAGATAAGCGTAATCGTCAGTGTCGTAAGCATTCCGACCGTATTTACAACGAGACGGATTCCCCAATGGGGCGGCCGAATACGGAACCAGCGGACCATCATGCCGAGCTGTGACAACGTAAAAGGGATGAAAACGCCAACGGCATACAGCGGGATGAGATTTTCGGTGTCTCCGTGAAAAACGATAACAAGCAAAGCCGACATAATGCTGAGAAAAATAATGCCGTTCGAAAAAACGAGCCGGTCCCCGCGCGCCTTGAACATGTTCGGCAGAAACTTATCTTTTGCCAGCATGAAGGCAAGCAGCGGAAACGCGGAATAGGCGGTATTTGCAGCAAGAAACAGGATCAGCGCCGTCACGCCCTGAATCACGAAATATAAAATGCCGCGTCCGAACGTCGATTCGGCAATTTGCGAGACAACCGTCGCTTTAGGATTCGGCGTAATCCCGTACCAATAAGCAAGCAGGCTGATGCCGAGAAACATCGAGCCAAGTATAATGCCCATCATCAGCAGCGTTGCCGCCGCGTTGCGCTCTGCCGGCTTGCGGAAGTTCGGAATCGCATTGGAGACGGCTTCCACCCCTGTCAATGCCGAACAGCCGGAGCTGAATGCCTTCAGCAGCAGAAACAAGCTGATATTGGAAACCGCCGTACCGATTTCAGGCACATCCGCATGAACCCCGCCAATCATTAATTTTATCAGACCGGAGACGATCAGCACAAATATCGACAGAACGAACAAGTAAACCGGTATCGCCAGGAAAGAAGCCGATTCGGTCACGCCACGGAGATTCATGATCGTCAAAAAAACAATCATGATCAGCGAAATGCCCACCCTGTGATCGTGCAGCTGCGGGAAAGCCGATGTGATCGCGTCCGTGCCGGCGGCCGAACTGACCGCAACGGTCAGGATATAATCGACAAGCAGCGAGCCGCCGGCAATAAGACCGGTTGAAACGCCCAGATTGTCTTTGGCCACAATATAGGCGCCGCCGCCGGTCGGATAAGAAAAGATGGTCTGGCGGTAAGACAGAATGAGAATGGTCAGCAGCCCAAGAACGGCCAGCGATATCGGTACGGAATACCAGATCGCAGCGAATCCGGCCGCCATCAGTACGAGCAAAATTTGTTCCGTACCGTAAGCGACGGAAGACAACGCATCCGAGGAAAGGATGGCCAGCGCTTTAAGTTTCCCAAGCTTTTCTTCTTCGATCGCGCCTGATTTCATCGGTCTGCCGATCAATAAACGTTTCACTTTATTTACCATTTGTTCATCACAAACCTCTCATGAGGAAAATAAAAACATGCGGACTGTAATCCGCATGACGTTCCGTCCTTCAATTCCAAGCATTAACTATAGCGGATTTGTAAAAGGCCGTAAATGCGCAGATGGAGCAAAAAGCGAACAATTCCGCTTTATGGAGCCGAATTCGGAAACCGAATCCGCATTTTTCTTTCATTAGCTGGTATTATCCCATGTTTTCGAGGCCATATTCGCCTTGCACTCCGCCATTTGATGGGGTTTCAAGCGACAAAAACCGTCAACGTTTACATCTGACGGATGAACGGTTAGCAACACCCCAAACCATCATAACAGCTGAAAATGAGCTTGCTTATTTTCTCTTTTAAGCCGGATCGTGCCGCTTGAAACAAACCTGTGCGGAACAGTCCCCCTTACTCGCACAGTATCCCTTCCCCCCTTTCTGAGCTAAAGGGATAGTGCCGCGAAGCCAGCTAATGCCGGCAACTTACCCGCAACCTTTCTGAGCTAAAGGGATAGTGCCGCGAAGCCAGCTCTAGCGACATAAAAAGAGCAGCGGAGCCTCATTCTAGAGGCCCGCTGCCGCAATGTTTATTATGATTCGGATAACACGGATCATTTCTGAAAGCTGAATTTTGAAGTTTGGAGTTTGTTAGCGAAGATCAGCCGATAAGCGTAATCAGATTGCGGAATTCCAGCTCCTCGAACTTCTTCATGACCGCTGTCCGGTCAACGGACCAGCAGCAATTGTCTATGTGAAGCTCGACCGGAACGTCGCATCGGATACGCGCCAGCTGCCGCGACAGATGCAGCATTTCCAGGTCGGCCTCGATTTTGCCGCGCACCGATGCGGTGAGCGCGTCCAAATTGGCAAGCAAGCCGTCAATGGAGCCGTGCTCCTGTATGAGCTTGTAAGCGGTTTTTTCGCCGATGCCGCGCACTCCGGGATAGTTGTCGCTCGTATCGCCCATAAGCCCTTTGACGTCAATGACCTGCTCCGGCGTCAAACCCCGTTCCTCCAGCAGCGACTCCGGCGTATACACTTTATAATTGCCGTGACCTTTCTTCATAATGACGACGGAGATCTTGTCGTCCACCAGCTGCAGCAGATCGTGATCGCCTGTCAGCACGAACACCTCATGCTCGCCCCCATGCAGCTTTGCAAGCGTGCCGATGCAGTCGTCCGCTTCAAATCCGGCCAGTCCGATATTCGGCACGCCGAAACTCGATACAACCTCTTTCACCAGCTCGAACTGGGGAATGAGATCCTCAGGCGCTTCCGGCCGGTTCGCTTTGTAGCCGGCGAATTGTTCCGTACGGAATGTTGCGCTTCCGAGGTCCCAACAGCAGGCGACGTGCGTCGGATTAAAGGTGTTAACGGCGTCCATGAAGTAGCGCACAAATCCGTGCACCCCGTTAACCGGAATGCCGCCGCTCGTTCTTCTGATTCCTCCGCCATAAGCCGTCGCAAAATAAGCCCGGAACAATATCGCCATTCCGTCCACAAGCAGAAGTCTCGAAGGAGCCGCCCCCACCTGAACCGGAGTTTCGTCGGCATTCGCCGCCCCGCCGGCCTGTTCATCGCCCGATGTTTGAGCGCCGCTCTCTTCGTTCCAACTAAACAAGTCCATCGTCACCTTCACCCTTTCAATCCGTGTTTCCGCAGCCACTCGCCGATCCGCCTCGCCGCTTCCTGCAGCCGCTCTTCGCTTTCCACAAGCGCAATGCGGACATAACCTTCCCCTTCGCTGCCGAAAGCGTCGCCGGGAATGACGACGACACCAGTTTCCAGCAGCATTTCCCGGGAAATCCGGCGTGAGCTCCACCGCTCTCCCGTCGCTTCGCCCGGCTGCGGCACGGGCGCCCATAGAAACATCGTCGCCGGCGGCGAAGGAACGTTCCAGCCCTCCTGCCGGAGCGCTTCAACGAGACAGTCGCGCCGCCGCTGATAGAGCGGAGCGACACTTTCATAATTCGGATCGTTCATCCCTTCTTCCAACGCTGCGATACCCGCTTCCTGGACCGCGTTGAAGACTCCGTAATCGATGTTACCTTTCAATTCGCGCAGCGCGCCGACCGCTTCGGCGTTGCCGGTTAAAAATCCGATGCGGCAGCCGGCCATATTAAAGCTCTTCGACAGCGAATGAAATTCGACGGCCGTCTCTTTTGCGCCTTCCAACTCCAGAATGCTTGGCGGCCGCAACCCGTCGAAGCCCAGCTCCGAGTATGCCAGATCATGGACGATCAGCACCCCAAAGCGGCGCGCCTTGTCGATCAGCTGACGGAAAAAGTCGGCATTCGCGAGTGCCGGCACCGGATTACCCGGAAAGCTCAGCAATATAAACACCGCTTCCTCCCAGGCCGATTCCGGCAGAGCATCCAGGTCCGGCAAATACCCTCTCTCGCGCTTGAGCGGCACGAAAATGGGCTCCACGCCCGCCACGGCCAGCGATGCGGCGTAGATCGGATAACCGGGATCGGGGACGATCGCCCGATCGCCCGCATTGCACAGCGCGGTCGCCAAATGCGCAAGTCCGTCCTGCGAGCCCATCAGCGTTACGATTTCCTGTTCCGGATCGACGTCTACGCCGAAGCGGTGCTTCATCCAAGCCGCCGCCTGAGCTCGGAACGCTGCGCTACCTTTGGAGGCCGGATACGAATAGCTGTCATCGCGGAGCGCAGCTTCGCTTAATATCCGGCGGACATGTTCGCTAGGCGGACGATCCGGACTGCCGATGCCAAGATCGATCACATCGATGCCCCCGGCGATCGCTTCATCCTTCCATTGACCCACCTCGGCGAAGATCGAAGAACCAAGCTTCGACAGCCGGTCCGAACGCCACGGCCGCCGCTTGCCGCCCGCCGTCACTTGTCCCACTCCTGCCGGTAAACTTCATCTTTATATCCGACGGTCACACGGCTGCCGTCGGTTACGATCGGGCGCTTCAGCAGCCTGCCGTTGGAAGCGAGCAGCTCGAGCTGTTCCTCCTCGCTCATTCCCTCCAGCTTGTCCTTCAGCCCAAGCTGCTTGTACACTTCCCCCGACGTGTTATAGAACCGCTTGAGTCCGAGTCCGCTCCGCTCCACAAGCTCGCGCAGCGCTTCCTTGTCCGGAGGGGTATCGAACAGCGGGACCAGCTCCAGTTCATAGCCTTGCTCTTTCAGCCTTTTCACCGCGCTGCGGCACGTTCCGCACTTCGCATATTGGTACACTTTTAACGCTTTTGTTTCACTCATTCCCGCACTCCTTAACCTTTTGCGTTCGTATATTGCGTTCTAGGATGCAAATCTTTCATTAATGAAGCACCGCTCACAGCTCCAGTGTGCGGCGGGGCTAATACGCGTTAAGCGCCCAACAAGATTCAATTCTGTTCCAACAGCTTTACCAGTTGCTGCAAGTCCGGCGGCAGCTCCGCCTTAAACGATATTCGCTCGCGCGTAATGGGATGCGTGAAGGCAAGCAGCTCCGCATGCAGTGCCTGCCGTCCTGCAGCCGCTTCCCATTGCGGATGAAGCCGGTCGGGCTGCGCCCCGTACATCGGGTCACCGATCAGCGGACAGCCGATATGTTTCATATGGACGCGAATTTGGTGCGTCCGCCCCGTTTCGAGCCGCAGCCGCACTTGCGACGCTTCACCGGCACCGAATATTCGGACCGTCTCATAATGCGTGACGGAAGGATACCCGTCCGGAGTGACGATGCGTACGTGCGGCGACACCGGATCCCGGTCAATCGGCCCGTTAATCGTACCGCTAACGGTTCCGGCTTCGGCATCCGGCTGCCGCGGTTCGTTCGCGGAATCGACGTCCGCTACCGCCTCACCGCTCTGCGGCGTACCGTACACAAACGCCAGGTATCGCTTCTCGATCGTTCCGTCACCGTGCTGCTCGGACAGCTGCTGGTGAACGTACGGATTTTTGGCGATCGCGACCAGCCCGGACGTATGCTCGTCAAGCCGGTGCACCGGACGAAAGCGTACCTGTTCACCTTTTTCCTTCCAGTGATGGACCACTCCGTTTGCCAGCGTCCCGGTATAGTGGCCGTGCGTCGGATGGACGACGATGCCTGCAGGCTTGTTGACGACGAGCAGGTGATCGTCTTCAAATACAATGTCCAGCTCCATCTTCTGCGGCAAAATATCATCCGACGTTTCGCGCTCCATCCGGATGGCGAGCAGGTCGCCGGCATTTACCCGTTCGCTCGTATAGACCCGCTTGCCGTTCAGCGTAATTCCTTCTTCTGTAAGCTTCAGCCGGGAAAGCAGCTTGCGGGAGACGCCAAGCCGCTTCTCCAGTACGGTGCGGACCATTCTGCCTTGTTCGGATTCGGTAATGGTGACCGTTAAAGGTTCGTAGTAAGATTCCGTCTTCATTCGTTCTCCTATCCTGCCTGCTTTAACACAACATTGCCTTACCGCGCGTAATCCCCAATCCCTTTTACTCTTTGCGGGGACTCCGAAACACTTCGGCGCTGCGGACATACTCCGTATCGGCTTCGCCGAGGCGGGCATTGACCGCCCTTGCCGCCGCAAAAAACAGATCGGAGAGCCGGTTCAAATAACGCTGCACCTCGATGTTGATTTCATATTCGGAGGCCAGCGTCACGACCCGGCGTTCCGCTCGGCGGCACACGGTGCGGCATACATGCAGCGACGAAGCGAGCGCGCTGCCTCCGGGGAGCACAAACCGCTTCAGCTCGGGCGCCTCCGCTATGAAACGGTCGATCCACGGCTCCAGCGCATCTACCATGCCTGCGCTTACTTTCATTTTATCTTCGTTAAACTTGGCAAATGCAAGATCGGATCCGCAATCGAACAGTTCATGCTGGATTTCCGTCAGCAGTCCGGCCAGGTCCGACAATTTCCCATGGCGCTGCGCTTCCGCCTGCGCCTGACCGACAAAAGCGTTCAGTTCGTCGATCGTGCCGTAAGCTTCGACGCGCAGATCGTCCTTGCTGACGCGTCCGCCTTTAAGCGAAGTTTGCCCGTTATCCCCGGTTTTCGTATAAAGTCTCATGATTCCACCAGTTCCTTTATCATTTGTTTGGCCGCTTCTTGATCGGGGGCATTGGCCGGAATGAACAAGATCAGCTTGTCATCGTTAATGCCTGCGCTTTGTACAAGCTTCGCCTTCGTAACGGGAATTCCGTACAGATGGGTTTCCTTACGGTCCGGTTCGTCTTTATCCCCGGGAATAGTCCCCTCCAACACGCCTTCGGGGTACAGCTTCGGATCAAATACGTCGTCCAGCGAAAGAGCACCTCCCTGGCCGAGCAGGCTCACAAAATCATCCTTGTCCAGCATCATGACGGCGTTGCCGCCTGCAGCCAATTCGACAATCAGCTTCTGTTGGTTATAAATCGGGCTGCTGCTCACTTGGATTTTCGTATCGCCGAACTTGGCTTGCAGCGACTTCGTTAACGCTTCGGTCGCATCGGATGACAGACCATTCTTCGCCATGATAAACAATGTCGGATCCTTTGTGCCGCCGCATCCCGCAAGCAGAAGCATTGCGCCGATCAAAACGAGGGTAAATGCGGAAATATGACGTTTGCGATACTGCAGCAACCTAAATCCCTCCACAACGCGGTTTTATTCCACTATATCATAATCATTCTTACTTTCGAAGGGTGCCGCAAACGGCCGAATTCACCGTTTACGAGCCTGTTCCCCTCTCTTTCCACAAAAAAACGCCCCCGGCAGGCTCGTAGCGAGCGGACAACCGGGGGCTTAGCGTCGCAGTTGTTAATTGCGGCGATTGCAGAAATTCCATTTATGCATCATATATTCATTAATTTTCAAATCCAGCCTGCGGCTGATGTCGATCACATTATCCGCCTGGAAGGACGCTTCCTGCAAAAACGTTTGCTCCATTTCCTTGCGTAAATCGTCAATTTCGTCTTCAAGCGTTCGCATGGATGGGGACAGTTTGCCAGCTTTGTATGAATCGGGATCCTCTGACAACGAAATTCCTTGATCCGCAAAAGCCAAATCTATCCCTCCTTCTTACGTTACTCCATACAAATAGTATCGGACAATAATTGCGATGAACACAGAATCAACCGCTATTATTCACTTTACTTCATAATTATAACAAATCT carries:
- a CDS encoding 5'-3' exonuclease, which gives rise to MAAETRIERVKVTMDLFSWNEESGAQTSGDEQAGGAANADETPVQVGAAPSRLLLVDGMAILFRAYFATAYGGGIRRTSGGIPVNGVHGFVRYFMDAVNTFNPTHVACCWDLGSATFRTEQFAGYKANRPEAPEDLIPQFELVKEVVSSFGVPNIGLAGFEADDCIGTLAKLHGGEHEVFVLTGDHDLLQLVDDKISVVIMKKGHGNYKVYTPESLLEERGLTPEQVIDVKGLMGDTSDNYPGVRGIGEKTAYKLIQEHGSIDGLLANLDALTASVRGKIEADLEMLHLSRQLARIRCDVPVELHIDNCCWSVDRTAVMKKFEELEFRNLITLIG
- a CDS encoding APC family permease produces the protein MVNKVKRLLIGRPMKSGAIEEEKLGKLKALAILSSDALSSVAYGTEQILLVLMAAGFAAIWYSVPISLAVLGLLTILILSYRQTIFSYPTGGGAYIVAKDNLGVSTGLIAGGSLLVDYILTVAVSSAAGTDAITSAFPQLHDHRVGISLIMIVFLTIMNLRGVTESASFLAIPVYLFVLSIFVLIVSGLIKLMIGGVHADVPEIGTAVSNISLFLLLKAFSSGCSALTGVEAVSNAIPNFRKPAERNAAATLLMMGIILGSMFLGISLLAYWYGITPNPKATVVSQIAESTFGRGILYFVIQGVTALILFLAANTAYSAFPLLAFMLAKDKFLPNMFKARGDRLVFSNGIIFLSIMSALLVIVFHGDTENLIPLYAVGVFIPFTLSQLGMMVRWFRIRPPHWGIRLVVNTVGMLTTLTITLIFIFTKFAQVWMVFVFLPIVIGMFYQISKHYRNTADQLRIDLHKDKPVIKGSTMVIPVAGITRAVMNSISYAKSLTDNVVAVYVGFEEEEIQKMEDKWEEWNPGVRLIVLRSRYRSVIKPLIKFIDTVEWKTAETDHITVLIPQFITKHWWQNLLHNQTSLVIRAYLFKQKDVVIATVPFHLNR
- a CDS encoding RluA family pseudouridine synthase, with translation MKTESYYEPLTVTITESEQGRMVRTVLEKRLGVSRKLLSRLKLTEEGITLNGKRVYTSERVNAGDLLAIRMERETSDDILPQKMELDIVFEDDHLLVVNKPAGIVVHPTHGHYTGTLANGVVHHWKEKGEQVRFRPVHRLDEHTSGLVAIAKNPYVHQQLSEQHGDGTIEKRYLAFVYGTPQSGEAVADVDSANEPRQPDAEAGTVSGTINGPIDRDPVSPHVRIVTPDGYPSVTHYETVRIFGAGEASQVRLRLETGRTHQIRVHMKHIGCPLIGDPMYGAQPDRLHPQWEAAAGRQALHAELLAFTHPITRERISFKAELPPDLQQLVKLLEQN
- a CDS encoding aspartyl-phosphate phosphatase Spo0E family protein, which codes for MRTLEDEIDDLRKEMEQTFLQEASFQADNVIDISRRLDLKINEYMMHKWNFCNRRN
- a CDS encoding aminotransferase class I/II-fold pyridoxal phosphate-dependent enzyme, whose translation is MTAGGKRRPWRSDRLSKLGSSIFAEVGQWKDEAIAGGIDVIDLGIGSPDRPPSEHVRRILSEAALRDDSYSYPASKGSAAFRAQAAAWMKHRFGVDVDPEQEIVTLMGSQDGLAHLATALCNAGDRAIVPDPGYPIYAASLAVAGVEPIFVPLKRERGYLPDLDALPESAWEEAVFILLSFPGNPVPALANADFFRQLIDKARRFGVLIVHDLAYSELGFDGLRPPSILELEGAKETAVEFHSLSKSFNMAGCRIGFLTGNAEAVGALRELKGNIDYGVFNAVQEAGIAALEEGMNDPNYESVAPLYQRRRDCLVEALRQEGWNVPSPPATMFLWAPVPQPGEATGERWSSRRISREMLLETGVVVIPGDAFGSEGEGYVRIALVESEERLQEAARRIGEWLRKHGLKG
- a CDS encoding arsenate reductase family protein, producing MSETKALKVYQYAKCGTCRSAVKRLKEQGYELELVPLFDTPPDKEALRELVERSGLGLKRFYNTSGEVYKQLGLKDKLEGMSEEEQLELLASNGRLLKRPIVTDGSRVTVGYKDEVYRQEWDK
- a CDS encoding cob(I)yrinic acid a,c-diamide adenosyltransferase, with translation MRLYTKTGDNGQTSLKGGRVSKDDLRVEAYGTIDELNAFVGQAQAEAQRHGKLSDLAGLLTEIQHELFDCGSDLAFAKFNEDKMKVSAGMVDALEPWIDRFIAEAPELKRFVLPGGSALASSLHVCRTVCRRAERRVVTLASEYEINIEVQRYLNRLSDLFFAAARAVNARLGEADTEYVRSAEVFRSPRKE